DNA sequence from the Oceanispirochaeta sp. M1 genome:
GACCACTGCATTACAGCTTCTTTTGACTTTGCAAAGATTGCCAGACCGACTGTAAGAGGTCTGTTCTCTACTGAGTTTGTAACTATCATTGGCCAAAGATAATTGTTCCAGTGATAACTGATAGAAACAAGCCCAAATGAGACATAGGCAGGTTTTGCACAAGGGACATAGACTCCCCATATGGTCTGCATCGTGTTACATCCATCAATCATGGATGCATCTTTGAGAGCTTTTGGGATTGTCTTGAAACTCTGTCGTAATAAGAGGATTCCAAAGGCACTGCAATAAAAGGGAAGCATAATAGCCAATTTGGTATCAACTAAGTTAAAAAAAGACATGGTGGAGTAGTTGGGCATTATAAGAACATCATTGGGAATAATGATCTGAACAAAAATCAAAAAGAACACAAGTTTTTCCAAACGGAAATTTAATACTCCAAGAGCATATGCCGCAAGGGTAACTGTTAAAAACTGCATACCATAAGTACCGATGACAATCATTATGGTATTGATATAATAACGACCAAAAGGGGCAGCTGTAAGGACATATTTTATATTTCCCAGAGTCAGGGCACTTTGGGGATAGAGTGTCATCAGATAGGTCGGTTCGGTAAAAGCTGTGACCACCAGCCAAATAAGGGGAATCAGCCACAATAGGGCGAAAAGACCCGCACAAGTAAAAAGCAAAACTGTTCTAGTTTTCATATTTCTTCCTTTTTATGCTAAAATTAGAACTTCAAAACGCGTTTAAATCATTTTGGTTTAGTTGTAATGGATTCGTTTATCTGCAGCAAAGAACTGAATAGATGCAGCACAGAGCATGATGACCAGCATAATGACTGTAAGGGTAGACGCCAGGCCCTGGTCAAAGTAGTTAAAACCATTCTGATATATATAATAAAGCAGAGTTGTACTGGAATTATTCGGTTGTCCCTCTGTCATCATTGCAATATGATCTACCAATTTAAATGAATCTGTAAGGGCTATAGTCGCCACAAAGATCGTCGTCGGCATAAGTAGGGGTATGGTCATTCCAAAGAAGATTCTAACTTTATTAGCTCCATCAATACGTGCCGCTTCATACATCTGGGGTGATATGCTCTGTAAGCCGGATAGGAAAAAAATCATTAAGAATCCTGCTTCTTTCCAGTTGTAAACAACAGAAAGTGCAGGGAGGACAGCGTTCGATTCCTGTAAGTATATCTGTCCGGACAAACCGAAACTTTTATAAAGCTGATCCAATAATCCGGCATCAGGCATATAGATAAACATCCATATACTTGATACAGCGATCATTGGCATAACAACAGGAGAGAAAAATGAAACCCTTAAAAAACCGGTCATTTTACTCTTAAGATTAAGCAGCATTGCCAAAGAAAGACCGATAATCATGCTGGGAATCACTGTTAAAAAAGCAAAGAAAAAAGTATTACCCATAATTTTCCAGAATAATGGGTCTGAAAAAAGATACTTGTAATTCGCAAATCCTAAAAATAATGGTTCCTTCATACCCAATTGCATATCCATAAAACTCATGTAGATACTTTTCAGAATAGGAAAGATTGTAAACAGAAACAGAAAGATCAGAGATGGTAATAATAAAAGCAGAGCGAGAAGATCATTTTCCAATCTTTTTGAAATACGAATCATGATTTACCTCATTGTAAATTGTTAAAAAATCCAGTTTTACTGTAACCAAGAGTGCTCCTTTTATAGAACACCCTTGTTCAGAACTTAAAAATGAATCTTCAGATTACTGAAATCGTGCCAAGGCTCTTGTACCTTCTCTCTGAGCTTTATCCAAAGCTTCCTGAGGAGTTAAGTCGCCGATGATGGCAGCCTGGTAGTTATCATTGAAGATTCTCCACATTTTTGATGCATCATAGGTTGTCAGCTCAGGTTTAGCATATTTCAGCTGATCTTTAGCTACCATGGCCTGGGGTAGATTAGCATAGTAATTTTTCATGATAGAAGTTTCAAAAGATGAAATCCTAGGGGCTACATATCCTGTATCAACATTCCATTGAGCCAGTCTTTCTGGGGATGTTGCAAAGCGGATAAATTTCCATGCAGCGTTCTGTTTCTCTTCAGAAACACCCTTGCTGATATAGAAGTTTCCTCCACCTGTAGGAGCTCCATATCTCTTGTTTCCGGGCATAAAACCTGTACCAAATTCAAAGTCTGCATTTTTTGATATGTTGGTAAGATTTCCTGTTGTATGGTAAATGATACCATATTTTCCTTCCAGGAAAGCACCGGGTAAGTCAGTCCATTGAACAATTCCCTTAGGCATTACTTCATGTTTCTGCTGTAAATCAATCTGATACTGGAGGGCTTCAACATTCTCAGGAGTATTGAAGAAAACTTTCTTACCGTCATCGGACATAAGGTTTTCACCATTAACACTATTCTCCAGACAGAATCCTGTAAATTGCCACTGTGCAGAACCATCCTGCTGTGCTAAGCCAACACCCCATCTAACAACATTCCCATCACTGTCTTTTTTAGTCAATTTTTTTGAGAATGCAAGCAGCTCATCCCAGTTTTTGGGGGGTGCTTCAGGATCCAAGCCAACTTCTTTAAAGGCATCTTTATTATAATAGATGATCTGAGTACTTCTCTGAAAAGGAATACTCCAGATTTTTCCATCCACGAATGAATCTTCCATAAATCCAGGTAGGAAGTCATTTATATACTCATCCCCACCATCCGCAGCAATCATATCATCAAGAGCAATAACTGAGTCGGTAGAGGTTAATGAAAATCGCTGTGTAGCTAAACTTAGAAAGAGTTCAGGTGGGTTTTTACCCTGAATCGCTGTCTGAATTTTAACAACGGTATCATTATAGTTCCCTGTGTAGATTGGCTTTACAATAATCCCTGGATTAACTTTGGTAAAATCCTCACAGATCTTTTCAACCAATTTTGTGAGAGGTCCACCGACCTGTACAGGATAAAACATATTTAGTGTCATTACTTCAGAACTTTTCTCATTACTGCCGGTATTTCCACCTGTGTCTGTCTGTTCTGTATCCCCATTAGCCCAAATAGTTCCAAAGCATAGAAGCGATAAAACTAATACTAGTAGAACCTTTTTCTTCGTGAATAACATAATTCCTACTCCTTTATTTATCTTCTAAAGATAAAAAAATTATAGGAGCCAAATATCAATCTCACAACTAACAGAACGGATCAGAATGTGTAAAAAACAGCACTTCTAGATTCTTCTTGTTTTAGCTAGAATTAGTAATTCTTGGAGTGGAACTGTATATCAGAGGAAAGAATTTGAAGTTTCTAATCGATTTCCATATATAAAAATATAGGTACTTAATAATACTTACCCCTTGGGTATCGATAAATCCAATATCCGTTTTGTGATCCACGGAGACCTTCCCAAAAGCATGGAAGGCTATTATCAGGAGACAGGAAGAGCCGGACGTGACGGCCTGGAATCTCACTGTCTCCTCCTCTACTCTGCAGGAGACCTGGTCAAACAGCAATATTTTATCAATCAGATAGATGATCCTGAAGAAAAGCAGAAAGCAAAGGACAACCTGAGCCGTATGGCACGTTTCGGATCGGTCAATGTATGCCGGCGGAAACAGGTCCTGGAATACTTTGATGAGCCCGCTGCCGACGACTGCGGCTTCTGCGATATATGTACAGGAGAAATGGAGAAGATCAATGCCTCTGTGGATGCCCAGAAAATACTCTCTGCCGTCATGAGAACAGAAGAACGTTTCGGCCTGACCCATGTGATTGATGTCGTTCAGGGAGCGGATACAGAAAAAATCCGCCGCATGGGACATGATCAGATAAAGACCTATGGAGTAGGTAAAGATAAGAGTAAAAATTGGTGGCGGGGTATAATTGAAGAGCTTCTCAGCCAGGAAGGCGTCCTCCAGGACAGTGAAGCATATAATGCGCTGAAGATTACCGAAAAGGGCCGCCGTGTTCTTT
Encoded proteins:
- a CDS encoding carbohydrate ABC transporter permease translates to MKTRTVLLFTCAGLFALLWLIPLIWLVVTAFTEPTYLMTLYPQSALTLGNIKYVLTAAPFGRYYINTIMIVIGTYGMQFLTVTLAAYALGVLNFRLEKLVFFLIFVQIIIPNDVLIMPNYSTMSFFNLVDTKLAIMLPFYCSAFGILLLRQSFKTIPKALKDASMIDGCNTMQTIWGVYVPCAKPAYVSFGLVSISYHWNNYLWPMIVTNSVENRPLTVGLAIFAKSKEAVMQWSNVTAATFIIILPLLLAFLIYQKQFINSFVSSGIK
- a CDS encoding carbohydrate ABC transporter permease; translated protein: MIRISKRLENDLLALLLLLPSLIFLFLFTIFPILKSIYMSFMDMQLGMKEPLFLGFANYKYLFSDPLFWKIMGNTFFFAFLTVIPSMIIGLSLAMLLNLKSKMTGFLRVSFFSPVVMPMIAVSSIWMFIYMPDAGLLDQLYKSFGLSGQIYLQESNAVLPALSVVYNWKEAGFLMIFFLSGLQSISPQMYEAARIDGANKVRIFFGMTIPLLMPTTIFVATIALTDSFKLVDHIAMMTEGQPNNSSTTLLYYIYQNGFNYFDQGLASTLTVIMLVIMLCAASIQFFAADKRIHYN
- a CDS encoding ABC transporter substrate-binding protein, with protein sequence MLFTKKKVLLVLVLSLLCFGTIWANGDTEQTDTGGNTGSNEKSSEVMTLNMFYPVQVGGPLTKLVEKICEDFTKVNPGIIVKPIYTGNYNDTVVKIQTAIQGKNPPELFLSLATQRFSLTSTDSVIALDDMIAADGGDEYINDFLPGFMEDSFVDGKIWSIPFQRSTQIIYYNKDAFKEVGLDPEAPPKNWDELLAFSKKLTKKDSDGNVVRWGVGLAQQDGSAQWQFTGFCLENSVNGENLMSDDGKKVFFNTPENVEALQYQIDLQQKHEVMPKGIVQWTDLPGAFLEGKYGIIYHTTGNLTNISKNADFEFGTGFMPGNKRYGAPTGGGNFYISKGVSEEKQNAAWKFIRFATSPERLAQWNVDTGYVAPRISSFETSIMKNYYANLPQAMVAKDQLKYAKPELTTYDASKMWRIFNDNYQAAIIGDLTPQEALDKAQREGTRALARFQ
- a CDS encoding RQC domain-containing protein is translated as MGIDKSNIRFVIHGDLPKSMEGYYQETGRAGRDGLESHCLLLYSAGDLVKQQYFINQIDDPEEKQKAKDNLSRMARFGSVNVCRRKQVLEYFDEPAADDCGFCDICTGEMEKINASVDAQKILSAVMRTEERFGLTHVIDVVQGADTEKIRRMGHDQIKTYGVGKDKSKNWWRGIIEELLSQEGVLQDSEAYNALKITEKGRRVLFGRESFYILKREDKLPPPPSAEEDLFAKSGKYDETLFDLLKNVRMKLAKKKGVPPYVIFSDKTLREMSALKPVDNTAFLRVSGVGETKLEQYGPFFIPEIKAFLGY